A stretch of DNA from Brevibacillus ruminantium:
CCCGGTCGGCGAGGATCAGAAGCAGCATCTGGAGCTGACCCGCGATCTGGCAACCCGCTTTAACCACCGGTACGGCGAAATCTTTACCATCCCGGATGTCCGCGTCGCCGAAGTGGGCGCGCGCATTATGTCCCTGCAGGATGGCACGAAAAAAATGAGCAAATCGGACCCGAACCAGGGAGGCTTCATCTCCATGCTGGATGATCCGGATACGATCGTGAAAAAGGTGAAGCGGGCGCAAACGGACTCTGACAATGCCATTCGCTTCGACAAGGAAAACAAACCGGCGATTTCCAACCTGTTGACCATCTACTCTCTCTGCTCCGGCAAAACCATTGCCGAGCTGGAGGCCATGTACGAAGGAAAAGGCTATGGCGCCTTCAAAAGCGATCTGGCCGAGGTGGTCGTGGATACGCTGAAACCGATTCAGGACCGTTTTCACGAGCTGTTCTCCTCCCCCGAGCTGGATGAGATCCTCTCCGCCGGAGCTGAAAAGGCTAACAAGGTGGCGGGAGAAATGCTGCACAAAGTGGAAACAGCGATGGGCATGGCCCGCCTCTAATCGACCATGCTGATCAGCCCATTTTTGGTTTCATAAAACGAAATATCTCTTCTCTTTACACAGGGCTAGCCCTCTTTTCCGATGCGCCGCAGCAGGACACTGGCGTCATCTGGGAGGGTTGGCCCTGTTTTTTTGCCTCTCTCATCACGTTGGGTGTTTTTTCACAAGAAACTAGGCTTTTCTGAGCTTGTGAGGGATCGCCTACCTGTACTACGATGAAAAAAATTTGGCGTCACCCCTATCAAGACAAGTCGGACAAGCCTGGATACGCAACTTTTTGATGGAGGAACAAAAAAATGAAGCTCTCTCGATTCTTGTTCACGCTTCTCTGTATGACTGCAGGAATTCTTGTCGGCTTTTCCTCTCCGGAGAAAACCATAAAAGCGACGTGGATTTGGCAGGCCGAAATGAGCGCCACCCAGCAACAGGAGATTCTGCAATTTGCCCGGGAAAACGGGATCAATACCATCTATCTGCACATCGACAGACAAAAGCCGTTCAGCCACTATCGCTCTTTTCTCAGAGCCGCCAGCAAAGCGGGGATCAACGTGCACGCTCTGGGAGGCCATCCAGCCTGGGCATTGACTGCGCATCGGGAACGGATGATGGAGCTGGTGGATTGGGTCCATCGCTACAACAGAGAGGCACAGCCGGATGAACGTATCGCTGGGATTCATCTCGATATCGAGCCGTATCTTCTTCCGGCGTGGGACAGTAATCAGACGCAGGTTTTGCAGCAATGGGTTGCCAACATGCAAGTTTTTGTGGAACAGGTCAAAGAGGAAGCGGATTTGGAAGTGAGCGCAGATCTGGCATTCTGGCTGGATGATACGCCCGTCCCGAACGACCCTGAACGCTCTGTGAGCGAATGGATGATCGAGACATTTGACCATGTTACCTTGATGGCCTACCGCAACAGCTTGGACGGCAGCAACGGAATCGAGGCACTGGTCAAAAACGAACTGGGCATTGCTGACCGGCTGGGCAAATCCGTGGTCATTGCGGTCAATGCAAAAGAAATGCCGGGGGAGGCCCATACCACTTTTCATGGCGCGGGGGAAGAAGTCATGAACCGGGTGCTGGAGCAGACTGCCGAAAGACTTCGCATCCATCCTTCCTTTGCGGGAATCGCCGTCCACGATTATCGCTATTGGCAAAACCTTCGACAAACAGAATCGCCACAGACACCGCCGCCACCCGACAAAGAGCCGTTGCTGGGTACCTACATCTGGCATGCGGATGTCGCAGTCCAGGAAGCGGATGAAATTCTCTCTTTTGCCAAGCTGGAGGGCATCAACCTCTTGTATGTCAGGCTCGATCTGGAGCAGCCCTACGAGGTCTATCGGGAGCTGGTCGGAAAAGCGACGGCAGCAGGAATCGAGGTCCATGCGATGGGCGGTCACCCGTTATGGGCACAGGAAGCTTACCGGGAGCGGATGCTGAAGCTGGTGCGTTACGTAAAGAATTACAACAAGCATGCTTCGCCAAGCGAACAGTTTCGAGGCATTCATCTGGATATTGAGCCTTATGTATTGCCGGCGTGGCGCGAAGATCCGGATCGGGTCCTGCGTCAATGGATGGGGAATATCGAAGCATTTGTCCGGGAGACCAAAGAGGACAGCCAACTGCAGACGAGCAGCGATCTTGCTGTCTGGCTGGACCGATTCGATGTGCCTGATGATCCCGGCACTTCTTTTAGCAAGTGGATGATCGCCCAGCATGACCACATCACGCTGATGGCTTTTCGCGACCAAGCCGCCGGACCAGGAGGGATTGCGGCCATCGTGGAGGACGAGCTGAGATTCGCCGACGAACTGGGGAAAAAGGCGATCATCGCTGTAGAGATGAAAGAGAGCAGCGAAGGGGATTACGTCTCCTTTCACGAGGAGGGAAAAGCAGAGATGCGCAGGCAGCTTTCCTTGCTGCCAGAGCTGTTGGCAGATCACCCTTCCTACAGGGGCAATGCGGTACATGCCTATGAATACTGGAAGCGGGCCAAAGAGTAAGACGACACCTTCACGGGGCGATTCATCCCCTCGGCATCATCTCTCTGGCTTCATCCCTCCGGCGCCTCTCGAATTTGGGATTACGTACCGTTTCCCTTCTGTTCAAGGCCCTCGGCTTTGTTCAAAAACTGATGAATCAGCAGCGGCAAAGAAATGTGGATGGGAGGATCATAGACGCGGGGCGGACGCAGAACAATATCGGTTTCTCCGAGTGTCTGCCCTTCCTTGATGCAAATGGCCCCCGCTGCCTTTCCCCGCAAGTTGTTGCGAGGGAGGAAATATTCCATCAGCGGGTCATCCCAGGTAAATGCCGCTGAGAGCAGATAGTAGGTCCCATCAGGTACAGGCGGGATCCAGAAGGAACCGGATTGAAACACCATCGTACAGGCGACAGGTGGCCCCATCGGGATCGGCTTGGTGAACAAACCGATGCAGATGGGGCCCTCGAAATTTTCCGGGGCTGCTACCGTTCCACTCAGACCTGCATACACAGCTGGGAGAGGCGCGTGGTCCCGCTTCCTCTCGTAATAAGCTCGCATGCGTTCTTTGCACAAATCGACCTGCTGACGAAACTGTTGCGGGGAGAGACCCACCAGTTTGGCAAAACGGGTGGAAAACGTTCCATAGCTGTTGTACCCGACCTGCTGCCCGATCTCGGTAATCGGCAGGTCGCTGGTGGCCAGATACTCCTTGGCGCGATCCAGGCGCAGGGCAGCCAAGAACTGGCGTGCCGTGACACCTGTGACGGATTGGAACATCCGGTTGAAGTGAAACGGACTGTACATGGCGATTTTTGCCAGGACATTCAGCGTAAACGATGAATTCTCCATATCCTTTTTCATCGCGCCAATGACATGCGTCACAGTCTCTGTGCGCGATTGGTTCTGGGTATCTGTCACTCCATCTTCGCTCCCTTCATTCCCATTTTCGATCCTGCGCCTTTCCCGGCGTACCTATCCCGGCGTACTTTGTTGCGCTGTACGGCTGGAAAGACGATCTATGTTCTTCATGCAGGGTCTGTCCACCCGGACATCCTGCTCGTGTTCGTACTTTTTCCAATTTTTATTTTACAGGAAATGCGAACAACCTGAAACGGGCAATCTTTCATCAAAGAGGGTGTCCTTCCGTCTCAATGAGACATGGGGACACCCTCTCTTGCTAACACCCTATCCAGATTCTATCTCTTTTTCACCGTAACCTTTATCGTAGCCGTTTTGCCTCCGTAGGAAATCGCAATCTGCGTCCGATCCTTCTCTTTCGCGGTGTCCGAGACGCGTATCTCGCCTGTGGGACTGACCGAGACAAGCTCAGGATCGGCTGATTCATAGCGGATTTCATCGTCGTGCGTCACATCCACTTTTCCGCCATTGCCCAGATTGGCCGTCACCTGGATTTGCGCTTCCTCTCCCGGTTTCAGCATGAAATGATTTTCATTGAAGATCAGCGTACGCACCTTCGGCGTTTCCTCTTGTTGCTTTTCTTCACCGATCACGAGGAAGCCGGTGTGGGCCGTGGAAAATACAGCGGTATTCTTCGTCCAAGTAATACGAACCGGATTGCCCTTCTTATCCGTCAGTTTCTCCCATTTATTCCCACTATACGTAAACACATTCAGATTTCGGGTTGCATCCGCCTCTACAGGGATACCGAGCAATGCTTCTCCATTGTCCATGCTTTGTACGCGCTTGCCGTCAACGAGCAGCACCCACTCATACACGCCGCTTGCGGGCTTCACATTGCTTGCACTCTCCGGGGAGTCAACCGACTCCAGCGTGATCCCCAGCTCTTCGTCCCCATATCGGTTGATCACCTCTTCGGACAGCAGCACCCAGGCCCCGCTGGACCACTCTGCCTTGACTGCGGCCTTGCTGTCAGCCAAACGCGACATCACTTCTGCGGAAAGTGTGACGGCTGCCTCTGCCGCCTGATCACCGGCATCCTTTACCCGGATGGACAGCGTCGGTTCAAACCAGACCTGCCCTGCGTGCTCTTCCAACGCCTCCGCCAACGCTCCCAGCACGGAGAGCACAATCTCTGCCTGCGGGTCGGTCACCCGAATCAGATCGCCGCGCTCTACATGGAGCGTACCGCCTGCTGCCAGCAATGTTTCGGCTACGGACGATAGTTCTGCTGCCAGCTCCCTCGTCCTTTCTCCTACATCAAGCGGAAGTACAGCCGTTTTCAGCAAATCGTCCAGAGCGACTAACGCCTGTCGACCGGCTACCCGATCTGTCAGGTCTGTTGAACGGATCGCAGGTTCAAATACATCCTTGAGAAAATCCGTAATCAGCCGGGCCAGCGTACTCTCTTTCACGATCCCCTGATCGGCTTGTTCCACTGTCGCGCCGAGCACGGTTGTGATGGTATGAGAGATTGCAGACCATTTGTCAGAAGCGGTGATCTCCTCTGCGCGGATCAGCTTTTGCAGGCTTTTCACCACCAGATCGACCTCTTCCAGAATGCTCGCTTCATCCGTGGATACGCGAATCTTCTTCGCAGCGGCCAGATTGAGCGCCCGCTGCTTCTCCAGCGTTCCCTCTCCAGGTGACGGCCCGGAGTTGTCCGCAAGCGCAAGCTGGGCCAGGACCGGATCATGGTCACTCACTCGCCCATGGGCTTCTGTAAAGTCTGCATTGATATGGACGATCTCGACCTTTGCCCTGTCGGCCAAATGGTTGCTGACGAGAATCTGATCCAGCACCTGCGCGTTTCCTTGGTAGTTGTAGGTGTACTGCTCTCCCAGAGGAAGCTCCCCGACCAGATTAATCAATTCCTTCCCTTCCAGTGTGCGCAGCGGAAGAGAAAACGGAAAATCATTGAGGTCGCCCAACACGACGACATTGGCCTTCGGATCTGCTGCCTGGATCTCTTTGACAAAGCCGTTGACGACTTTGGCAATCTCCACACGCTGCAGCTCGCTGACCAGCACAGGAGGCTGCTGGTTGCCGTAGAGAGGGCTGTCTCCGCCTTTGGAATTAAAATGGTTGGCGATGACGATAACGGACTGATCGTGAAATAGAAACTCGGCGGCCAGCGGTTTGCGGCTGTCTGTAAACGCCGGATGGAGCGGATCGATCCGTCCCGGATTGTGCGAGAGATGGGCTTTCCCCGCTTCTGCTTCCACCCTGACGGCTGTCACCGCGTCTCCGGCCGGACGATCTGCCAGCTTGACACGCTCCGGGTTGTAGAGGAAGCCGACACGGATATTGCCTCCCGGCTGTCCGCCGTCCCGCTTGTCCTCAGGCGCTATGTCGACATAACGATAAGGCTGCCCGCCCGCGCGAGATATGGCGTCGATCAACGCCTGTGCCGATTGGCTGGCGTCGGTCACTCCGTTATCCTGCGGGCCGTTGTTGTCCTGCATCTCCACAACTGCGATGATATCGGGCTGCTTCAAATTGTGAACAATCGACTGAGCCAATCCGTTAATCTTTTGCGGCGTGTCACGGGCCGAGAAATTCTCAATGTTGTAGGTTGCGATGGTCAAACGGTCTTCCTTTGGTGTCAACGTTGTCACTTGCCGCTCAAATCCGCCGTCGATCGGCGCAGGCAGCGGTGCGATGTTGTACAGCTTGAAGTTGGCAAAGCTGTAGTCGATGATACCGACGATCGGTCCGTCAAAGGTATCCCCCACCTTCACATTGGGAGCGCCAGCCACGAGTCGGTCCCCCACAGTGATTCGCTCTGGGTTGTAGTTGTCCGCTGTGATGGGCAAACCGCCCGATGGCGTTCTCACCTTGTCAGGGTCCGCATCGTCGGAGACAATGACAAATTCCACGCTCGGCGGATTGCTAAACGTTTTGGTCACGCCTACCACGCGGGGATTGTTGACCTGGACCAGCATTCCCTCCAGACTCTCCCAGAAGTCAATCCCGTCTACATCAGGATTAAACACGGAAAAGCTGTCACTATCGATCGTCTTCGTCGGATACCGATACCCGTCCTCACCCAAAATGACTGGCTCGGGCAAGGGCAGATCTCTCATCTTGACGGTGATGCCAGTGGCCTCGATCTCGGTCAATGTCAGATCAGTGGCCTCTCTGCTTTTGCTGACGTATTCCTTTACTACGCCGCTCACTTCGACCAGATCGCCCGGGCGAACGGCTGCACTCGGCTTATAAACATAGATCCCTTCGGAGGTAAATGGATCATCATCCGGCTGGGGGTCCTGCATGTAAAAACCGGCCGTACTCGATCCGCTCTTCACAACAGCCGTCACAATCCCCTCTACGCCCGACACATTTGCTCCTTCATAGGGAGAACGATGGGACCTGCCCTGGATGTCATGAATGCGCAATGCTTCCGGCTGGCCTCCCCCCTCGCCGATCACATCTTCGGCAAATCGGGGGATCAGCTTGTACTCGTTGAAGTCATACGTCATCACGCCTGTCAGGCTCTCATAAACAGCTCCCGGCTTCAGCAGCGAGGCGTCATATGGCTTGGCGAGAAAGGTGCCAAAGGAATCGCTCAGTGTCACGTTGCCTTTGCTGTCTCGGGACTCTGCCTTTACATTGCGGATGGTGACCAGCTCGGCTTCGTACTGCTCACCGTTGTCTGCGGCGAAGTCGGTCGAGATGATTTGCTTCGGCGTTGGCACTCCTGCTTGTTTCTGGGTGATGGCGACATCGCTCGCCTTGGCCGGTTCCAGCTGGGGAAGGCCGTAATAATCATTTACCCGTCCCTTTGCTTTGAGCTTGTCTCCAATCTGAACGATCTGGCCAAGCCCGGAGGCACGAATGACCATCCCGGCGGATTCATCCTGCAGAAATACATTTGTTTTGCCTCCGGTTTCAAAAAAGGCAGTGACAATCCCTTCAACCGCAGCCAGTGTTCCCGATGCGGCCAGCCGGACTTCACTGATCGGCTGCGCTTCCGGCCATTCTTCTCCCGGTTCCCCGCTGCCTTCCCCAGGCGGTTCTGCCGGACTTTGGCTGTTTTTCGGCTGCGGTTCGGAAAGAAGGAAGTCGTCGCCGTTGTTGTCACTGTCCCAAGCATTTCCTTTCCCTGGAATCACGCCAGTGGCATTGCTTTTACGCACAATGCTTTTGGTCGCTGAAGGTGCCGGTGCGGGACTCGCTCCCTCGTAGGCATTCGCTTTCCCATAGCCAACAAAATCAACAACAGCAGGGTCGCCCACCGGATTTCCCGTCAGCGCGGTCGTGTGGTTGACCAGTGCCACTTTTCCCTGTGTCGCAGAAATATTGGTGCTGCCTGTCGCATCTGCTGCAGGCAACGCTGCTCCAACGGCACCGCCGCTCGCCAGCCGAACCAGATAGTAGCTGTGGGCAGAGATGCTGCCGGAAAGCTTCGTCACCAGCCAGTTTTCTTTGTCTGCGGCCGCGTACTGGACGGACCAGTTGTTGACCGGGACAGCCTGTCCGCTGGGGTTGTACAACGCAATGTAGTCGTGCTGAAACCGTGCGCCAGAATTGCCGCCTGCACCGTAAATCTCGCTGATTACAACATGCTCGGCCACTTTTGCCCACGTCGATGGTGTCAAACCAAGCGGTAGCACTGTCGTGATTGCGACGACTGCAGCCAGTACGAGCTGCTTCCAGGCTGTCCTCCACCTCTTCCGGGTATTGCTCATTGCTTTTTCCCTCCTCGCAGGTTTGTTCTTTCTTCTTGCATTTCCAGATTTTATAGAAGTTTTCTAAATGTTATGTGAATGTTACATGAATTTTTGCCCACTCCTCCTTTATTTAGCAAAAAACCGTCTAAAGCCACAGAATGGCTCCAGACGGTTATGACTTGGGCACTACGCAAAAAAGCTTGCCGACTCCTACTTTTTTCCGGTAGTGCTTATTTATTTTTCGCATACAGCCAATTGTAGTAGCCTGCATGCTTCAGCTCATCAGTCATAATTTCAAAGACTGTGTCCCGATACTGCTGGGGAATATACCGGTAGATCGTCCGGTACTTTTCAAAAGCCTTCAGCTCGCCCAGCAATGCCTGCTCCAGTCCGGCCAAATAGCTGGCCGGCTTGTGAAACATCTCCCCCTCTTCGATGGGGCCGGGCTGTTGACCAGACAACTGGGTATACAACTGCCGGAACAGGCGGCGATGCTTTCGCTCATCGTCACGAATGCCGGTGATGACGTCCTTCTCCTGCTGGGTGGGCGCTACACTGATCAAGTAATCGTAAAACAGCTCGTCATTTCTCTCCCCTGCGATTCCCTCCTGGATCAGTCTGATCACGACCTCTGTGCGGTCATCGTAGCGATCCATCGAGACCGGGCGAATTGGTGCATACGTCGAATAGCCATAAGGCCCGTACCAGTAACCATTCATCTATCCTGACTCCTTCTGCTTTTTTCTCTGTCAGGATATTCACCCATCGATAGAATGGCGCATGTCCGCAGGGACATTGCCACTTCTCAACTTCTCCACTGCTCCAAAGCTCGCTCTGCTATACCATTTGCTCGGGTCGGAGCGCCTCTTCAATCTCTTTTGACCAGAGACCGGCTTCCTGTATGACGCGGACAAGTGTCTTATCCTCGGCAAAGGCTTGCTTGGCCAAGGCGGCGGCCTTGTCGTACCCAATCAGCGGATTGAGAGCGGTCACGAGCGAGAGACTGGATTCCATCCACGCAGCACACTGGGCTTCATTCGCTTCCAATCCCACCAGGCATTTTTCACGCAGCATCTCCAGCATCTGGGAGAGAATGGTGAGCGACTGGAGCAGATTGTAGCCGATAACCGGCATCATAACATTGATCTCCAGCTGGCTTCCGCATCCCGTTACTGTCATTGTCGCGTCGTTGCCGATCACCTGCGCGGCCACCATGTAGGACATCTCCAGCATGACCGGATTCACCTTCCCGGGCATGATCGACGAGCCTGGCTGTACGGCTGGCAGGCGCACCTCCGCCAGACCAGTGCGCGGACCGGAGCTTAAAAGCCGCAGATCGCTCGTTACCTTGATGACGTGAACAGCCAGCTCCTTCAGAGCCGAATGCACTTCCAGCGCAGCCGAGGTATTTTGCATAAAGGCAAAACGGTTGCGCGGCTGGACAAAGGGCAGTCCAGTCCGGCGGGCAATCTCCTGAATCGCCCGTTCGGCATACTGCGGGTGGGCATTGATCCCCGTGCCGACAGCATTGCCGCCCAGTCCGATTTCGTACAATCTGGACGCGCTCTGGCGAATCCGCTCGGCCGCGTTCTCAAAGGACTGCGCATAGCCGGAAAATTCCTGTCCCATCCGGATCGGTACCGCATCCTGCAGATGGGTGCGGCCCGCTTTGATAATGCCCATAAATTGCTCGGCCTTGCTCCACAGCACCTGAACCGTTTTGTCCAGGGCAGGCAGCAGCTTGTGATGGACCAGCTCCGCCCCGGCAATATTGATGGCGACGTGAATGGTATCATTGGTCGACTGGGCCATGTTGACCTCGTCATTGGGATGGATCAACCCTTGATCGATTTGCCCGCCGAGAAGCTGAGTCGCACGGTTGGCAATCACTTCGTTGGCATTCATATTTTGGGAGGTTCCAGCCCCGGCCTGAAAAGCATCGACCACGAACTGGTCATCCCATTTTCCCTCGATCACTTCCTCCGCCGCCTGAATGATGGCGCGGGCCTTCTTTTCATCAAGCTGTCCGTTGACCATGTTCGAATAAGCAGCCGAAGCCTTGATCAAGCCCTGGGCCCGGATAAAGGCACGCGGCAGCCTCAGGCCGCTGATGGGGAAATTCTCCACAGCGCGCTGTGTCTGCGGTCCGTAAAGAGCATCACCCGGTATTTTCACTTCGCCCAAGCTGTCTACTCCGATGCGAATCGACAAGCTGTCCAGCTCCTTTCCCTTTCTTGTCGTTCGGGCTTACGTACACGCCTATTCTTCCCAGCGGCCTTTTTTTCCACTCATCAGCACACGCAGCTCTTCCGTTTTTTACGGCGTCTTGATCGCTTGCACGTCGTAGACGCCATGCGTCACCTGAATTACATGCTCCGGCTTTGGCTTACCTCTGCTCTGTCTGTGCCCTTCCAGGTGAGCCTCGCTCTTCTCCCATTTTTTCCAGGCCTCTTCCGATTCCCAACGAATCATGACGATGACTTCTTCGTCGACTCTGCGGACTTTTTTCACCAACACACTCAAATCGATAAAGCCTTCAGACTTCTCAATCGCGCCCTCCTGACGGAAACGCTCCACCACCAGATGGGAGGTGCCTTCTTTCACCGTGATGGCCTTTGTCTCAATAAACATCGCGAATCACCCTTCTTTCCAGATTTGTGCCAAATTCCTTGCTTTTATGTTAATTGAAAAAGATTATCATTGTCAATTATCGGATTTTTTTACCGATGAAAAAGCCGCCCCCGGCACAGTTTCGTGCCAGAGACGGCTTTTCCTTACGCCACCGCTCAGGTTAGCATCGGCAATACCATATTGAGCAAGAACAATCCGGCGACGACATACAGCAGTGCCGGCACTTCTCTTCTTTTGCCCAAAGCCAGCTTGATCAGCGGATAGGCCACAAAACCAAAGGCAATGCCATCCACGATGCTGTACGAGAGCGGGATCAGCGCGATGATGAGAAAGGCAGGGAACCCCTCGGAAAAATCACGCAGGTTTATGTTTTGCACGTTTTGGAGCATCAAGGCACCGATAATGATCAGCAC
This window harbors:
- a CDS encoding ferritin-like domain-containing protein; this encodes MNGYWYGPYGYSTYAPIRPVSMDRYDDRTEVVIRLIQEGIAGERNDELFYDYLISVAPTQQEKDVITGIRDDERKHRRLFRQLYTQLSGQQPGPIEEGEMFHKPASYLAGLEQALLGELKAFEKYRTIYRYIPQQYRDTVFEIMTDELKHAGYYNWLYAKNK
- a CDS encoding helix-turn-helix domain-containing protein; the protein is MTDTQNQSRTETVTHVIGAMKKDMENSSFTLNVLAKIAMYSPFHFNRMFQSVTGVTARQFLAALRLDRAKEYLATSDLPITEIGQQVGYNSYGTFSTRFAKLVGLSPQQFRQQVDLCKERMRAYYERKRDHAPLPAVYAGLSGTVAAPENFEGPICIGLFTKPIPMGPPVACTMVFQSGSFWIPPVPDGTYYLLSAAFTWDDPLMEYFLPRNNLRGKAAGAICIKEGQTLGETDIVLRPPRVYDPPIHISLPLLIHQFLNKAEGLEQKGNGT
- a CDS encoding class II fumarate hydratase translates to MSIRIGVDSLGEVKIPGDALYGPQTQRAVENFPISGLRLPRAFIRAQGLIKASAAYSNMVNGQLDEKKARAIIQAAEEVIEGKWDDQFVVDAFQAGAGTSQNMNANEVIANRATQLLGGQIDQGLIHPNDEVNMAQSTNDTIHVAINIAGAELVHHKLLPALDKTVQVLWSKAEQFMGIIKAGRTHLQDAVPIRMGQEFSGYAQSFENAAERIRQSASRLYEIGLGGNAVGTGINAHPQYAERAIQEIARRTGLPFVQPRNRFAFMQNTSAALEVHSALKELAVHVIKVTSDLRLLSSGPRTGLAEVRLPAVQPGSSIMPGKVNPVMLEMSYMVAAQVIGNDATMTVTGCGSQLEINVMMPVIGYNLLQSLTILSQMLEMLREKCLVGLEANEAQCAAWMESSLSLVTALNPLIGYDKAAALAKQAFAEDKTLVRVIQEAGLWSKEIEEALRPEQMV
- the trpS gene encoding tryptophan--tRNA ligase, which encodes MKTIFSGIQPSGILTLGNYLGAMKHFVPLQDEFNCFYCIVDQHAITVPQEPAVLKENIRRLAALYLAVGLDPEKVTLFIQSEVPAHAKLGWIMLCTSYVGELERMTQFKDKSSGRGESVPGGLLAYPPLMAADILLYNTDFVPVGEDQKQHLELTRDLATRFNHRYGEIFTIPDVRVAEVGARIMSLQDGTKKMSKSDPNQGGFISMLDDPDTIVKKVKRAQTDSDNAIRFDKENKPAISNLLTIYSLCSGKTIAELEAMYEGKGYGAFKSDLAEVVVDTLKPIQDRFHELFSSPELDEILSAGAEKANKVAGEMLHKVETAMGMARL
- a CDS encoding antibiotic biosynthesis monooxygenase, which codes for MFIETKAITVKEGTSHLVVERFRQEGAIEKSEGFIDLSVLVKKVRRVDEEVIVMIRWESEEAWKKWEKSEAHLEGHRQSRGKPKPEHVIQVTHGVYDVQAIKTP
- a CDS encoding endonuclease/exonuclease/phosphatase family protein, which translates into the protein MSNTRKRWRTAWKQLVLAAVVAITTVLPLGLTPSTWAKVAEHVVISEIYGAGGNSGARFQHDYIALYNPSGQAVPVNNWSVQYAAADKENWLVTKLSGSISAHSYYLVRLASGGAVGAALPAADATGSTNISATQGKVALVNHTTALTGNPVGDPAVVDFVGYGKANAYEGASPAPAPSATKSIVRKSNATGVIPGKGNAWDSDNNGDDFLLSEPQPKNSQSPAEPPGEGSGEPGEEWPEAQPISEVRLAASGTLAAVEGIVTAFFETGGKTNVFLQDESAGMVIRASGLGQIVQIGDKLKAKGRVNDYYGLPQLEPAKASDVAITQKQAGVPTPKQIISTDFAADNGEQYEAELVTIRNVKAESRDSKGNVTLSDSFGTFLAKPYDASLLKPGAVYESLTGVMTYDFNEYKLIPRFAEDVIGEGGGQPEALRIHDIQGRSHRSPYEGANVSGVEGIVTAVVKSGSSTAGFYMQDPQPDDDPFTSEGIYVYKPSAAVRPGDLVEVSGVVKEYVSKSREATDLTLTEIEATGITVKMRDLPLPEPVILGEDGYRYPTKTIDSDSFSVFNPDVDGIDFWESLEGMLVQVNNPRVVGVTKTFSNPPSVEFVIVSDDADPDKVRTPSGGLPITADNYNPERITVGDRLVAGAPNVKVGDTFDGPIVGIIDYSFANFKLYNIAPLPAPIDGGFERQVTTLTPKEDRLTIATYNIENFSARDTPQKINGLAQSIVHNLKQPDIIAVVEMQDNNGPQDNGVTDASQSAQALIDAISRAGGQPYRYVDIAPEDKRDGGQPGGNIRVGFLYNPERVKLADRPAGDAVTAVRVEAEAGKAHLSHNPGRIDPLHPAFTDSRKPLAAEFLFHDQSVIVIANHFNSKGGDSPLYGNQQPPVLVSELQRVEIAKVVNGFVKEIQAADPKANVVVLGDLNDFPFSLPLRTLEGKELINLVGELPLGEQYTYNYQGNAQVLDQILVSNHLADRAKVEIVHINADFTEAHGRVSDHDPVLAQLALADNSGPSPGEGTLEKQRALNLAAAKKIRVSTDEASILEEVDLVVKSLQKLIRAEEITASDKWSAISHTITTVLGATVEQADQGIVKESTLARLITDFLKDVFEPAIRSTDLTDRVAGRQALVALDDLLKTAVLPLDVGERTRELAAELSSVAETLLAAGGTLHVERGDLIRVTDPQAEIVLSVLGALAEALEEHAGQVWFEPTLSIRVKDAGDQAAEAAVTLSAEVMSRLADSKAAVKAEWSSGAWVLLSEEVINRYGDEELGITLESVDSPESASNVKPASGVYEWVLLVDGKRVQSMDNGEALLGIPVEADATRNLNVFTYSGNKWEKLTDKKGNPVRITWTKNTAVFSTAHTGFLVIGEEKQQEETPKVRTLIFNENHFMLKPGEEAQIQVTANLGNGGKVDVTHDDEIRYESADPELVSVSPTGEIRVSDTAKEKDRTQIAISYGGKTATIKVTVKKR
- a CDS encoding glycoside hydrolase family 18 protein codes for the protein MKLSRFLFTLLCMTAGILVGFSSPEKTIKATWIWQAEMSATQQQEILQFARENGINTIYLHIDRQKPFSHYRSFLRAASKAGINVHALGGHPAWALTAHRERMMELVDWVHRYNREAQPDERIAGIHLDIEPYLLPAWDSNQTQVLQQWVANMQVFVEQVKEEADLEVSADLAFWLDDTPVPNDPERSVSEWMIETFDHVTLMAYRNSLDGSNGIEALVKNELGIADRLGKSVVIAVNAKEMPGEAHTTFHGAGEEVMNRVLEQTAERLRIHPSFAGIAVHDYRYWQNLRQTESPQTPPPPDKEPLLGTYIWHADVAVQEADEILSFAKLEGINLLYVRLDLEQPYEVYRELVGKATAAGIEVHAMGGHPLWAQEAYRERMLKLVRYVKNYNKHASPSEQFRGIHLDIEPYVLPAWREDPDRVLRQWMGNIEAFVRETKEDSQLQTSSDLAVWLDRFDVPDDPGTSFSKWMIAQHDHITLMAFRDQAAGPGGIAAIVEDELRFADELGKKAIIAVEMKESSEGDYVSFHEEGKAEMRRQLSLLPELLADHPSYRGNAVHAYEYWKRAKE